A single window of [Clostridium] hylemonae DSM 15053 DNA harbors:
- a CDS encoding electron transfer flavoprotein subunit beta/FixA family protein has protein sequence MKILGCFKIVPDLDLIAEEDWTADDRLRVDTGYAKLLWNCFDEGALEMMLKLSDLSEGFDVVYELNALTVGGRQHETFLKTLYALKFEHAVRVEADGDTDIRFCPEIIAQIVADHVRHNAAQDVVVMGIQSSDGSNMKTPLLLAEMLGWPCITQVTAMEPVDEAHLKVTSQEDGCTAVQTVTVPCVLAAGNAPSAYLRVPTLKDKMKFGKKPVEHISPDWETLLGSKGGVSEPAVELVELKQVVESRDTVLIDGDTPEEKAEKLFETYLKERLEKV, from the coding sequence ATGAAGATATTAGGGTGTTTTAAAATAGTACCTGATCTGGATCTGATAGCTGAAGAAGACTGGACCGCAGATGACCGGCTTCGGGTAGATACAGGATACGCAAAACTTTTATGGAATTGTTTTGATGAAGGAGCACTGGAAATGATGTTAAAGCTTTCTGATTTATCAGAAGGCTTTGACGTCGTATATGAGCTGAACGCGCTCACCGTAGGCGGACGGCAGCATGAGACATTTTTAAAGACGCTTTATGCACTGAAGTTTGAGCACGCGGTACGGGTCGAGGCGGACGGGGACACGGACATCCGTTTCTGTCCGGAAATTATTGCACAGATAGTGGCGGATCACGTAAGACATAATGCGGCTCAGGATGTGGTAGTTATGGGTATCCAGAGTTCAGACGGCAGTAATATGAAGACGCCGCTCCTCCTGGCAGAAATGCTCGGGTGGCCGTGTATCACCCAGGTGACGGCGATGGAACCGGTGGATGAAGCGCATCTGAAGGTCACGAGCCAGGAAGATGGATGCACGGCGGTACAGACGGTTACGGTTCCGTGTGTTCTGGCGGCAGGGAACGCTCCTTCCGCCTATCTGAGGGTGCCTACGCTGAAAGACAAGATGAAGTTTGGCAAGAAGCCGGTCGAACATATAAGCCCGGACTGGGAAACTCTTTTGGGAAGTAAGGGGGGCGTCTCAGAGCCGGCTGTGGAACTTGTGGAATTGAAGCAGGTGGTAGAGAGCAGGGACACGGTGCTTATTGACGGAGATACTCCGGAAGAGAAGGCGGAGAAACTGTTTGAGACATATTTGAAAGAAAGGCTTGAAAAAGTATGA
- a CDS encoding FAD-binding oxidoreductase codes for MAIISREQIVEGLVDILGSEQVVTDEQVLKESSLDRYRKYEQVCEVYTQPIPAAVVYVKSAEEVSEVLQFANDNEINVVPRTGQSAIEGGLETALKDSVVIDGSTMNKVIKVDEYNMQVTCQCGVPLQELDDMLRERGYTTGHSPQSKPLAQMGGLVATRSIGQFSTLYGGIEDMIVGLEAVFPNGKICRIKNVPRRAAGPDIRHIICGNEGALCYITEVTLKLFKWQPENNRYIGYMLDDEYMKLGFDCLREVMVAGYKPSFARLYDAADAQQHFSAWLPEGKAILIWMAEGPANITPAIEAGIKEMMSKHPELEEVDPKLIEKWYGGLNWGPEQIAEEKEEIKATQNIGITTEVSGSWDNIYDIYKTACDRIMEEVPDMTLMGGHSSHSYINGTNMYFVYYYNIVDCAPEEEINKYHDRINQIICEQVIKYGGSIVHHHGLGKARAKYVTQEYGSSYYMLKTLKQAFDPNGIMNMGTLIPLRK; via the coding sequence ATGGCAATTATTTCAAGAGAACAAATCGTAGAAGGGTTAGTTGACATTCTTGGCAGCGAGCAGGTCGTAACAGACGAACAGGTATTAAAGGAGAGCAGTCTCGACAGATACAGAAAATATGAGCAGGTATGTGAAGTGTACACACAGCCGATACCGGCAGCGGTAGTATATGTAAAGAGCGCGGAGGAAGTATCCGAGGTGCTTCAGTTCGCCAATGATAATGAGATCAATGTAGTACCGAGAACAGGACAGTCTGCGATCGAAGGAGGTCTTGAGACAGCGCTTAAGGATTCCGTGGTTATCGATGGTTCTACTATGAATAAGGTGATCAAAGTGGATGAGTACAACATGCAGGTTACATGCCAGTGCGGCGTACCGCTTCAGGAGCTGGATGACATGCTCAGAGAGAGAGGATATACGACAGGACATTCTCCGCAGTCCAAGCCTCTGGCTCAGATGGGAGGACTTGTAGCGACGAGAAGTATCGGACAGTTCTCAACGCTGTACGGCGGAATTGAGGACATGATCGTGGGACTTGAGGCAGTATTCCCGAACGGTAAGATCTGCAGGATCAAAAATGTGCCGAGACGTGCTGCAGGGCCTGACATCAGACATATTATCTGCGGAAATGAAGGAGCGCTCTGCTACATAACTGAAGTTACATTAAAGTTATTTAAATGGCAGCCGGAAAACAACCGTTACATCGGATATATGCTGGATGATGAGTATATGAAGCTTGGATTTGACTGTCTGCGTGAAGTTATGGTAGCAGGATACAAACCTTCTTTTGCAAGACTCTATGACGCGGCAGACGCGCAGCAGCATTTCAGCGCATGGCTTCCGGAAGGAAAGGCTATCCTGATCTGGATGGCAGAAGGCCCTGCAAACATTACGCCGGCAATTGAGGCAGGGATCAAAGAGATGATGTCCAAACATCCGGAGCTTGAAGAGGTTGACCCGAAACTCATTGAGAAATGGTACGGCGGACTGAACTGGGGACCGGAGCAGATCGCAGAAGAAAAAGAAGAGATCAAAGCCACACAGAATATCGGTATCACGACAGAAGTATCAGGAAGCTGGGACAACATCTATGATATCTATAAGACAGCATGTGACAGGATCATGGAAGAGGTTCCGGATATGACTCTCATGGGCGGACATTCTTCACACAGCTACATCAACGGTACGAATATGTATTTCGTATACTATTATAATATCGTAGACTGCGCGCCGGAAGAAGAGATCAACAAGTACCATGACAGAATCAACCAGATCATCTGCGAACAGGTTATCAAATACGGCGGATCTATTGTTCACCACCACGGCCTCGGCAAAGCAAGAGCAAAATACGTGACACAGGAATACGGTTCTTCCTATTATATGCTCAAAACTTTGAAACAGGCGTTTGATCCAAACGGAATCATGAACATGGGAACATTGATCCCCCTCAGAAAATAA
- a CDS encoding electron transfer flavoprotein subunit alpha/FixB family protein yields MRQADTAAWSGILVYLECRRGKLHPVGRELIAEAARLSAKLGGKVYAAAIGCGLEDVPKQLADCALDKIYLYETEEEYSPVLYEKIMTECIYDIKPSVVLIGGTYEGRALAPRLAVAFGSGLTADCTALDIDEEDNLVQIRPAFGGNVMASIVTQFTRPQFATVRPGIMEAFFGENPGRAEIVRKTVRPADDSFRILDVQEKEASGGITDAHVLVVAGRGVKKKEDLAMLRELAGLLGGQLASSRALVEKGWMPPERQIGLSGSTVSPDYMITCGVSGTVQFMAGMRHTKNIIAVNTDPDARIFEIAHYPVCGDLYEIVPELIKRLGAGKGDGSPEIHL; encoded by the coding sequence ATGAGGCAGGCAGATACAGCAGCGTGGTCCGGAATTCTCGTATATCTGGAATGCAGGCGGGGAAAACTGCATCCCGTAGGGCGGGAGCTCATTGCAGAGGCGGCGCGGCTTTCGGCAAAGCTTGGAGGCAAAGTGTACGCGGCGGCTATTGGATGCGGTCTGGAAGATGTTCCCAAACAGCTCGCGGACTGTGCTTTGGATAAAATTTATCTATATGAGACAGAAGAGGAGTACAGCCCTGTTTTATATGAAAAGATAATGACAGAATGTATATATGACATAAAACCATCTGTTGTACTTATCGGCGGAACTTATGAGGGACGCGCTCTGGCGCCGCGTCTTGCGGTTGCCTTTGGGAGCGGACTTACGGCGGACTGTACAGCGCTTGACATAGACGAAGAGGACAACCTTGTACAGATCAGGCCTGCCTTTGGGGGCAATGTGATGGCCAGCATTGTGACACAGTTTACGAGGCCGCAGTTTGCGACAGTAAGGCCCGGCATTATGGAGGCGTTCTTTGGGGAAAACCCCGGCAGGGCAGAGATCGTAAGGAAGACAGTGCGGCCGGCGGACGATTCGTTCCGGATCCTGGATGTACAGGAGAAGGAGGCTTCCGGGGGGATAACGGACGCGCATGTACTCGTTGTGGCAGGCAGAGGTGTGAAGAAGAAAGAAGACCTTGCGATGCTTCGGGAACTTGCCGGGCTGCTCGGTGGGCAGCTGGCTTCAAGCCGCGCGCTTGTTGAGAAAGGGTGGATGCCGCCTGAGAGGCAGATAGGACTTTCGGGAAGCACAGTGAGTCCTGACTACATGATCACGTGCGGTGTATCCGGCACGGTCCAGTTTATGGCAGGCATGAGACACACAAAGAATATTATTGCGGTCAATACAGATCCCGACGCCAGGATATTTGAGATTGCCCATTATCCGGTGTGCGGGGACTTGTATGAGATAGTGCCGGAGCTGATCAAGAGGCTCGGGGCCGGGAAAGGTGATGGTTCTCCTGAGATTCATTTATAA
- a CDS encoding BCCT family transporter, with the protein MEAEVREKTVKLSLRKGVFFPPWLLLVAMVVVSLTNGDAFMAGLNAVTNWILGNFAWAFNLTTVGCVITVIMVYFSPLGKVRIGGSKAKPMMKFLDLVWITLCTTIAAGILFWACAEPLYHMNAPAVAEGVEAGGASSALFAMKTMFLEWTWSPYAIYTVATLIFAFVFYNMNQSYSMGSALVPVFGEKVKKYNGVVDVICLFALVAGMAASLGTGTMTIGGGVEKVFGFESGPVSWGIIIAVIVTTFIISSVSGIMKGIRLLSSINAKVYMVLLLFLFVFGPTAFMLNFSAESWGAYIQDFFRMSLMTGDIFQDGWAKSWPIFYWCNWLAWTPITAVFLGKILRGYTIKDAIKCNFIIPAVFSTIWMGLFATASIYYEMNGAGLYDTLLNKGTESVVYAVFDQLPLAVIVIPFYLFIVFISFVTASDSNTNAMAGLCTNGITQDEQESPSWLKIVWGISIALMTWLLISFAGIDGIKAASNLGGFPNMFLVIIMIIGLWKISRNPQKYDVHKEDYDSKGRPIVTPRLPIEKE; encoded by the coding sequence ATGGAGGCGGAAGTAAGAGAGAAAACAGTGAAGCTGTCATTGAGAAAAGGGGTGTTCTTCCCGCCGTGGCTTCTTCTTGTGGCGATGGTCGTCGTAAGCCTTACAAACGGCGATGCGTTTATGGCGGGGCTTAACGCTGTGACCAACTGGATACTGGGCAACTTTGCGTGGGCGTTCAATCTGACCACGGTCGGCTGCGTGATAACAGTGATCATGGTATATTTTTCTCCGCTTGGGAAGGTGCGGATCGGGGGAAGTAAAGCAAAACCGATGATGAAGTTTCTCGATCTCGTATGGATCACACTCTGTACGACGATCGCGGCCGGGATCCTGTTCTGGGCCTGCGCAGAGCCGCTGTATCATATGAACGCTCCGGCCGTGGCGGAAGGAGTGGAGGCAGGAGGCGCCAGTTCTGCGCTTTTTGCCATGAAGACGATGTTCCTTGAATGGACGTGGTCTCCATATGCTATTTATACCGTGGCCACATTGATATTTGCTTTTGTATTTTACAACATGAACCAGTCCTATTCGATGGGCTCCGCCCTTGTGCCGGTATTTGGGGAGAAGGTAAAGAAGTATAATGGAGTTGTGGATGTCATCTGTCTGTTCGCCCTTGTAGCCGGAATGGCGGCGTCGCTCGGAACAGGTACGATGACGATAGGCGGCGGTGTGGAAAAGGTGTTCGGGTTTGAGAGCGGCCCGGTATCGTGGGGGATCATCATTGCGGTCATCGTTACGACATTTATCATATCGAGTGTTTCCGGAATCATGAAAGGAATCCGTCTGCTTTCCTCCATCAATGCCAAAGTATATATGGTCCTGCTTTTGTTTCTGTTTGTATTTGGGCCGACGGCATTTATGCTGAATTTTTCAGCGGAGTCCTGGGGAGCATATATACAGGACTTCTTCAGGATGAGTCTTATGACGGGCGATATCTTCCAGGACGGCTGGGCGAAGAGCTGGCCTATATTCTACTGGTGCAACTGGCTTGCGTGGACACCGATCACAGCAGTGTTCCTCGGAAAGATACTGAGAGGTTATACGATAAAAGATGCCATCAAGTGCAATTTTATTATACCGGCAGTCTTCAGCACAATATGGATGGGGCTGTTTGCAACGGCCTCTATCTACTATGAGATGAACGGCGCAGGGCTGTATGACACGCTGTTAAATAAAGGAACAGAGTCTGTTGTATATGCAGTGTTTGACCAGCTGCCGCTGGCGGTGATCGTTATCCCGTTCTATCTGTTTATTGTGTTCATCTCCTTTGTCACGGCATCGGATTCCAATACGAACGCCATGGCAGGACTGTGTACGAACGGTATCACTCAGGACGAGCAGGAATCTCCTTCCTGGCTTAAGATCGTCTGGGGAATCTCCATTGCACTCATGACGTGGCTTCTGATCAGCTTCGCGGGGATCGACGGGATCAAGGCAGCGTCCAATCTCGGCGGTTTTCCGAATATGTTCCTTGTCATCATCATGATAATAGGACTGTGGAAGATAAGCCGGAATCCGCAGAAGTATGATGTGCACAAGGAAGATTATGACAGCAAGGGGCGTCCTATTGTGACCCCGCGGCTGCCGATTGAAAAGGAGTAA
- a CDS encoding electron transfer flavoprotein subunit beta/FixA family protein, which yields MRIAVCMKQVPAASEGNMDPETGVLIRTGLEAIVNVYDLAALEAALQLKETYGAQIHVFTMGPAKAEHVLREAFAMGADEGYLICDRAFAGADVLATSYTLKQAIGSVGKYDLILCGKQTTDGDTAQVSGALAKWMDILHVSWVTEISEISQNTVKICYNMDNRVISAQAELPCLLSVEKDAFVPRMPSLKLKISGRKKEIHMLDMTSFEDRNEENYGLKGSATRVRRIFPPERTKRRELVNVSKEKAAEYIWNILNTDVQEERV from the coding sequence ATGAGAATCGCTGTATGTATGAAACAGGTGCCCGCCGCTTCTGAGGGAAATATGGACCCGGAGACGGGCGTACTTATCCGGACCGGCCTGGAGGCCATTGTAAATGTGTATGATCTGGCGGCCCTGGAGGCCGCCCTTCAGTTGAAGGAGACATATGGAGCACAGATCCATGTGTTTACCATGGGGCCGGCAAAAGCGGAGCATGTGCTGCGGGAGGCGTTTGCCATGGGGGCGGATGAAGGATATCTTATCTGTGACAGGGCATTTGCAGGGGCGGATGTGCTCGCCACATCCTATACGCTTAAGCAGGCGATCGGCTCTGTCGGAAAGTATGACCTGATCCTGTGCGGAAAGCAGACGACAGACGGAGATACTGCACAGGTGAGCGGCGCCCTGGCAAAATGGATGGACATTCTGCATGTGAGCTGGGTGACAGAAATATCAGAAATATCACAAAATACCGTTAAGATTTGTTATAATATGGATAACCGGGTTATATCGGCACAGGCAGAGCTGCCGTGCCTCCTGTCTGTTGAAAAGGATGCGTTTGTTCCGAGAATGCCCTCTCTGAAGCTTAAGATCAGCGGGAGAAAAAAGGAAATACATATGCTGGATATGACATCTTTTGAGGACCGAAATGAAGAAAACTATGGTTTAAAAGGCTCTGCCACAAGAGTCCGCAGGATCTTTCCGCCGGAGCGCACGAAGAGGCGGGAACTTGTGAACGTAAGCAAAGAGAAAGCGGCAGAGTATATATGGAATATACTGAATACGGATGTACAGGAGGAGCGGGTATGA
- a CDS encoding FAD-binding oxidoreductase, whose product MRQLIFPMKEQYEEFLIDESKFSGFADSISFPESEEEIQEVLRAVNGERLPVTIQGGKTGITGAAVPEGGHVMNLSRMNKVKSSVLLEDGTGRITVEPGINLMDLSREIAAAFRKNPLFWPPDPTETSATAGGIAATNAQGISRLLYGPARTYIESLRLVKSDGQVITVEKGQKMTLPSGRVIDRIDAVLGKEGITGVMSELTLKLLPKPAGIWGIAFFFGQTKEAGRFVDILRQHMPECENAAVAAVEYIDRTSMDLIEKHKGVMTKIKELPDISEETEGMVYVELHGEEDEIELLAESLMETAMVCGSDPDEAWAVSGETDVERLRAFRHGAAETANLYIEEVRRNDERITKLGTDMVISDMSFSDTLCNMTEELKQAGLKASIFGHALENHLHVNILPDDHDDYEKGIALIRKWAAQVRERHGQVTGEHGIGKLKLRILDGLLSKPYIELCTELKEELDAGFVWNRGNIIGGKAGGV is encoded by the coding sequence ATGAGACAATTGATATTTCCGATGAAAGAACAATATGAAGAGTTTTTGATCGATGAGTCAAAGTTTTCCGGCTTTGCAGACAGCATTTCTTTTCCGGAAAGCGAAGAAGAGATACAGGAGGTGCTTCGCGCCGTGAACGGGGAGCGCTTACCTGTAACGATCCAGGGAGGGAAAACCGGAATTACCGGCGCGGCAGTACCTGAAGGGGGGCATGTCATGAACCTGTCCCGTATGAATAAGGTAAAAAGCAGTGTTCTTCTGGAAGACGGGACAGGGCGGATAACCGTAGAGCCCGGAATCAACCTGATGGACTTAAGCAGGGAGATCGCGGCCGCGTTCCGTAAAAATCCGCTGTTCTGGCCGCCGGACCCGACGGAGACTTCCGCCACGGCCGGCGGTATCGCGGCGACAAACGCCCAGGGTATCAGCCGGCTGTTGTATGGGCCCGCCAGAACATATATTGAATCACTGAGACTGGTGAAAAGTGACGGACAGGTCATTACGGTGGAGAAAGGGCAGAAAATGACGCTTCCTTCCGGCCGTGTGATCGACCGGATAGACGCCGTACTTGGAAAAGAAGGCATCACAGGTGTTATGAGCGAGCTGACGCTGAAGCTGCTTCCAAAGCCGGCCGGCATATGGGGGATCGCTTTTTTCTTCGGTCAGACAAAAGAAGCCGGACGGTTTGTGGATATTCTGAGGCAGCATATGCCTGAGTGTGAGAACGCCGCGGTCGCCGCAGTCGAATATATCGACAGGACGTCTATGGATCTGATCGAAAAGCACAAAGGAGTCATGACGAAGATCAAAGAGCTCCCGGACATCAGTGAAGAGACGGAAGGGATGGTATACGTAGAGCTCCACGGTGAGGAAGATGAGATCGAGCTGCTGGCAGAGTCGCTCATGGAGACTGCCATGGTGTGCGGCAGCGATCCGGATGAAGCGTGGGCTGTCTCCGGTGAGACGGATGTGGAGAGGCTCCGCGCGTTCCGGCACGGGGCGGCAGAGACGGCCAATCTTTATATAGAAGAAGTCCGCCGGAACGACGAGCGCATCACCAAGCTTGGAACAGACATGGTCATTTCCGACATGTCTTTTTCGGATACGCTCTGCAATATGACAGAGGAACTGAAGCAGGCCGGGCTGAAAGCAAGTATTTTCGGCCATGCCCTGGAGAACCATCTTCATGTGAATATACTGCCCGATGATCATGACGACTATGAAAAGGGGATCGCGCTCATAAGAAAGTGGGCGGCGCAAGTGAGGGAACGTCACGGACAGGTGACCGGGGAACACGGCATCGGAAAGCTGAAGCTCCGGATACTGGACGGACTTCTTTCCAAGCCGTATATCGAGCTCTGCACAGAACTGAAGGAAGAACTGGATGCCGGCTTTGTATGGAACAGAGGGAATATTATAGGCGGAAAGGCAGGGGGCGTATGA
- a CDS encoding MFS transporter, giving the protein MNKAFVKKYGTLLLLATGAGIIFQLPYIRETFYVPIQNAMNLSNAQMGLLSSGYATMSLFSYFIGGIIADKFSARKLLTFSFIATGILGLWFSTFPGYTISRVIFVLMGISTIITYWSACIKATRMLGTDEEQGRLFGLQEGLRGIMNALLVFGMTAAFTRFADEVAGASAAIKVCSIVVIIIGILNFIFIEDTKKEENSESLAEITKGMFKALLIPRVWLLVAIVFTAYSVYGLIAYATTFAQQFYGLSAASAATLGGVRYLIQGAGGIVGGFLADKMKSRFKVIIGGCIGLALSFGLFIVMPSKASLCVMVVANFFVGLFFIYAVRSQYFAVHDDAGIPINMSGRVSGIASCLGYTPDIFMYTLVGSWMDNYGRTGYNMTWAYAMIAAVLCAIITFILSRIVKKENAQKTA; this is encoded by the coding sequence ATGAACAAAGCTTTTGTTAAAAAGTATGGTACCCTGCTTCTTCTTGCGACAGGTGCCGGAATCATTTTTCAATTACCGTACATCCGTGAGACCTTCTATGTGCCGATTCAGAATGCCATGAATCTTTCCAATGCACAGATGGGACTCTTATCATCCGGATATGCAACAATGTCACTTTTCTCTTATTTCATAGGAGGTATTATCGCCGATAAGTTCTCGGCAAGGAAACTGCTTACCTTTTCCTTCATCGCGACAGGTATCCTGGGACTTTGGTTCTCCACCTTCCCCGGCTATACCATAAGCCGCGTGATCTTTGTACTTATGGGTATCTCTACTATCATTACATACTGGTCTGCCTGCATCAAGGCAACGCGTATGCTCGGTACCGACGAAGAGCAGGGACGTCTGTTCGGCCTGCAGGAAGGTCTCCGCGGTATCATGAACGCACTGCTCGTGTTTGGTATGACAGCCGCATTTACACGTTTTGCCGATGAAGTTGCAGGCGCGTCAGCGGCTATCAAAGTATGCTCTATCGTAGTCATTATAATAGGTATCCTCAACTTTATCTTTATCGAGGACACAAAAAAGGAAGAAAACTCAGAATCTTTGGCAGAAATCACAAAAGGAATGTTCAAGGCCCTGCTCATTCCCAGAGTCTGGCTGCTCGTAGCAATTGTTTTCACTGCCTACAGTGTATACGGACTGATCGCGTATGCGACCACATTTGCACAGCAGTTCTACGGATTATCCGCCGCTTCAGCCGCAACACTCGGCGGTGTCCGCTACCTGATCCAGGGCGCCGGCGGTATTGTCGGAGGCTTCCTGGCCGATAAAATGAAGTCCCGGTTTAAAGTCATCATCGGCGGATGTATCGGCCTCGCTTTATCTTTCGGCCTCTTCATCGTAATGCCGTCCAAAGCTTCTCTCTGCGTTATGGTAGTAGCCAACTTCTTCGTAGGCCTGTTCTTCATCTACGCTGTAAGAAGCCAATACTTTGCAGTACACGACGACGCCGGAATCCCTATCAACATGAGCGGACGTGTGTCAGGCATTGCCTCCTGCCTGGGATATACACCTGACATCTTCATGTACACCTTAGTCGGAAGCTGGATGGACAACTACGGCAGGACCGGCTACAACATGACATGGGCCTACGCGATGATAGCCGCAGTCCTCTGCGCCATCATCACCTTCATCCTGAGCCGCATCGTCAAAAAAGAAAACGCACAGAAAACCGCATAA
- a CDS encoding electron transfer flavoprotein subunit alpha/FixB family protein codes for MRYHCIINAHSEDINRQLEEFCAFKRAFLSESEEGEAFILCRDMSDAEKLNGHVSKSAAAVTAGEYCPETVLAALHGEILPEDLYIFGSGYSGTELAVRLAERAGGSSVTAVHSLEKKERLTVRKMVYANHMEGAFCMRRGPYCISLAKGMDRQQPEKKEFCDFREIQCPQKSGFVVSRETCAEETSGGLGDANIVIAAGRGVRNKENAEFLQKSAEALGGELGVSRPAAMNAWAPMNRLIGVSGAMLKPDICIAAGVSGAAAFYAGIEKSKFIVAINTDEQAPIMKKADVAVADDFVPVMKALRKLAEK; via the coding sequence ATGAGATATCATTGTATCATAAATGCTCACTCGGAAGATATAAACCGGCAGCTGGAAGAGTTCTGTGCTTTTAAAAGGGCCTTCCTGTCAGAGTCAGAAGAAGGAGAAGCCTTTATCCTGTGCCGGGACATGTCAGATGCAGAGAAATTAAACGGACATGTTTCCAAAAGCGCGGCGGCCGTAACAGCCGGGGAATATTGCCCTGAGACGGTGCTTGCGGCATTGCACGGGGAGATCCTGCCGGAAGATCTCTATATCTTCGGGAGCGGATACAGCGGAACAGAACTGGCCGTACGCCTGGCCGAACGGGCCGGGGGCAGTTCCGTCACGGCTGTTCACAGCCTTGAGAAAAAAGAACGGCTGACAGTCCGGAAGATGGTGTATGCGAATCATATGGAAGGCGCGTTCTGTATGAGAAGAGGTCCATACTGCATATCTCTGGCAAAAGGAATGGACCGGCAGCAGCCGGAGAAAAAAGAATTCTGTGACTTCAGGGAGATCCAATGTCCGCAGAAGTCCGGATTTGTGGTTTCAAGAGAGACATGCGCCGAAGAAACATCAGGCGGGCTTGGCGATGCGAACATCGTGATAGCTGCGGGCAGAGGTGTCAGAAATAAAGAGAATGCGGAGTTTCTGCAGAAATCGGCAGAAGCGCTCGGCGGCGAACTTGGAGTCAGCCGTCCGGCGGCCATGAATGCATGGGCTCCGATGAACAGGTTGATTGGTGTGTCAGGGGCAATGCTTAAGCCGGACATCTGCATCGCGGCAGGCGTATCCGGCGCCGCTGCATTTTACGCGGGAATAGAGAAGAGCAAGTTTATTGTAGCTATTAATACGGACGAACAGGCGCCGATCATGAAGAAGGCCGATGTGGCGGTGGCGGATGATTTTGTCCCGGTAATGAAAGCGTTGCGGAAACTTGCAGAAAAGTAA
- a CDS encoding glycerol-3-phosphate responsive antiterminator translates to MSLTKEYFMEATEACPVIPAIKNEEWLEGCRESECGIVYIIYGDICTIADIVQKVKEMGKKAIVHVDLIVGLSSKEISVDFIQKYTEADGIISMKPGLIKRANELGMFTIQRFYMMDALTYANIVKHVKNCNPDVVEFLPAGLPKVIQYLLEEIDKPVVASGLILDKEDVMGALKAGAFAVSTTNRKMWDC, encoded by the coding sequence ATGTCTTTGACGAAAGAATATTTTATGGAAGCGACGGAGGCCTGCCCGGTCATTCCGGCCATCAAAAATGAGGAGTGGCTGGAGGGCTGCAGGGAATCGGAGTGCGGTATCGTCTATATCATCTACGGGGACATCTGTACGATCGCGGATATCGTCCAGAAAGTGAAAGAGATGGGGAAGAAGGCGATCGTTCACGTAGATCTGATCGTAGGTCTGTCTTCAAAAGAGATCAGTGTAGATTTTATTCAGAAGTATACGGAGGCAGACGGCATCATCAGCATGAAACCGGGACTTATCAAGCGCGCAAACGAGCTGGGCATGTTTACGATACAGAGATTCTATATGATGGATGCGCTCACGTATGCCAATATCGTCAAGCATGTGAAGAACTGCAATCCGGATGTGGTTGAGTTTCTTCCGGCAGGACTGCCGAAGGTCATACAATATCTTTTGGAAGAGATCGATAAGCCGGTGGTGGCAAGCGGCCTCATTCTGGACAAAGAAGATGTGATGGGAGCGCTCAAAGCCGGCGCATTTGCGGTATCCACCACGAACCGGA